One region of Miscanthus floridulus cultivar M001 chromosome 19, ASM1932011v1, whole genome shotgun sequence genomic DNA includes:
- the LOC136529179 gene encoding rho GDP-dissociation inhibitor 1-like: MSSSHGPCTAAMSSAAVGAVVTCCSAAKDEEEQRQRLQGTAETERGRAEQEQPVEAVGRKLSEASLCATTNTHEEETEEEEAAAPPKDIDLGPRLSIKEQLDKDKDDESLSRWKEQLLGSVDLSTVGETLEPDVKITRLSILSPGRPDMVLPLPAEPKSSKEPWFTLKEGSAYRLKFTFSVADNIVSGLRYTNTVWKAGIRVDSTKEMLGTFSPQVEPYTYLTPEEITPSGIFARGSYSARTKFVDDDRKCYLEMNYTFDIRRDWTST; this comes from the exons ATGTCGTCGTCGCACGGGCCGTGCACGGCAGCCATGTCGTCGGCAGCCGTCGGCGCTGTCGTCACTTGTTGCTCCGCCGCCAAGGACGAGgaggagcagcggcagcggctgcagGGGACAGCTGAGACGGAGCGAGGGCGCGCGGAGCAGGAGCAGCCAGTCGAGGCGGTGGGCCGGAAGCTCAGCGAGGCGTCGCTGTGCGCCACCACCAACACCCACGAGGAGGAGACAGAGgaagaggaggcggcggcgccgcccAAGGACATCGACCTCGGCCCCCGACTCAGTATCAAGGAGCAGCTCGACAAGGACAAG GATGATGAGAGCCTGAGTAGGTGGAAGGAGCAGCTCCTGGGCAGCGTCGATTTGAGCACCGTTGGAG AGACGCTGGAGCCGGACGTGAAGATCACGAGGCTGTCCATCCTGTCGCCCGGGCGGCCGGACATGGTGCTGCCGCTGCCTGCGGAGCCCAAGAGCAGCAAGGAGCCGTGGTTCACGCTCAAGGAAGGCAGCGCCTACAGGCTCAAGTTCACCTTCTCCGTCGCCGACAACATCGTCTCCGGCCTCCGCTACACCAACACCGTCTGGAAGGCCGGCATCAGAG TGGACAGCACCAAGGAGATGCTGGGCACCTTCAGCCCCCAGGTCGAGCCTTACACCTACCTGACGCCCGAGGAGATAACTCCGTCTGGGATCTTTGCCCGCGGATCATACTCTGCAAGAACAAAG TTTGTCGACGACGACCGGAAGTGCTACCTGGAGATGAACTACACCTTTGACATCCGCCGTGATTGGACGTCAACCTGA
- the LOC136528107 gene encoding BTB/POZ domain-containing protein At2g04740-like → MDSEPDVELRGLDIDVELDPEDLQPSVPLKKVPGGDLFEAARAGDCDRLALLLEAGANVNARDRWDSVALYYACLAGHAEAARMLLEAGAVCAERTFDGDRCHYAALNLRLRWLLKSFEARPPPLAPLPAALRATFLACPANRTAFLEMLQGSAGAETAALAAAAGFGPKDDPSSACLFPPDITFYVDRKPVEAHRVILCARSPFFEKKFKTDWKDRKEVRFSNQKLYYGALYSLIHFFYSDRLEVAVDDMENLARACKVCKCEELQKILDKEVVHQKYAEYKSARELDLDNSQKRFILQAQSLPEEDRLPSALQRILQTCLANSREGYCSEESNEMIRNSEDDDLADLYIKVGDKVFHCHQVILASRSEYFRARLSRTVDFLEGNCGFQAAQNVPVLEEHDLSAEAFVKMLEYMYTDKLEHLDPDQAEELFDVASRYLLFPLKRVVADMLLPYLEHVSPAELCHWLMLSDIYGVMKIREYILDIIACNFEMFADTREFRALLLTLPPPSGDDSLRTTRPSAPGTGGNTDQGNILDDLREKWLEAEGAELDERDESAALFDRRLEMLMLVAEKEADDVDA, encoded by the exons ATGGACTCGGAACCCGACGTCGAACTCCGGGGCCTCGACATCGACGTCGAACTCGACCCGGAGGACCTTCAGCCGTCGGTGCCCCTCAAGAAGGTCCCTGGCGGTGACCTCTTCGAGGCGGCGCGGGCCGGGGACTGCGACCGCCTCGCCCTCCTCCTCGAGGCCGGCGCCAACGTCAACGCGCGCGACCGCTGGGACTCCGTCGCGCTCTATTACGCCTGCCTGGCGGGACACGCCGAGGCCGCGCGGATGCTGCTCGAGGCCGGCGCCGTCTGTGCCGAGCGCACCTTCGACGGCGACCGTTGCCACTACGCGGCCCTCAACCTGCGCCTACGCTGGCTGCTCAAGTCGTTCGAGGCCAGGCCGCCACCGCTCGCGCCGCTCCCCGCCGCGCTGCGGGCGACGTTCCTTGCCTGCCCCGCCAACCGCACCGCTTTTCTCGAGATGCTCCAGGGGAGCGCCGGCGCTGAAACCGCTGCCCTCGCCGCGGCCGCCG GATTTGGACCAAAGGATGATCCATCAAGTGCTTGCCTTTTCCCTCCAGATATTACATTCTACGTGGACAGAAAGCCTGTTGAAGCTCATCGGGTCATCCTTTGTGCCCGATCTCCTTTCTTTGAAAAGAAGTTCAAGACAGACTGGAAAGACAGGAAGGAAGTGAGATTTTCTAACCAAAAGTTGTATTATGGCGCCTTATACAGCCTCATCCATTTCTTCTATTCTGATAGACTGGAGGTAGCTGTCGATGACATGGAAAATTTGGCGCGGGCATGCAAAGTTTGCAAGTGTGAGGAGTTGCAAAAGATTTTGGATAAAGAAGTTGTGCATCAGAAGTATGCGGAGTACAAGTCAGCAAGAGAACTGGATTTGGACAATTCACAGAAACGGTTCATCTTACAAGCGCAATCCTTGCCTGAGGAAGATCGCCTTCCATCAGCCTTGCAGCGTATTCTGCAGACTTGTCTAGCGAACTCAAGAGAAGGCTATTGTAGTGAGGAATCCAATGAGATGATAAGGAACTCGGAGGATGATGATCTTGCCGATCTTTATATTAAAGTAGGTGATAAGGTTTTCCATTGTCATCAGGTGATTTTGGCCTCGAGGTCGGAGTACTTCAGAGCCAGGCTTTCTCGAACTGTTGATTTCCTTGAAGGTAACTGTGGATTTCAAGCTGCTCAGAACGTTCCTGTTCTTGAGGAGCATGACTTAAGTGCAGAAGCATTTGTAAAGATGCTCGAATACAT GTATACTGATAAGCTAGAGCATTTGGATCCTGATCAG GCTGAAGAACTATTTGATGTTGCATCAAGGTACCTGCTGTTTCCCCTTAAGCGGGTCGTAGCTGATATGCTGTTGCCATATCTGGAACATGTTTCTCCTGCAGAACTGTGCCACTGGTTGATGCTGTCTGACAT ATATGGTGTAATGAAAATAAGGGAGTATATCTTGGATATCATTGCTTGCAACTTTGAGATGTTCGCAGACACCCGAGAGTTCCGGGCCTTGCTCTTGACTCTTCCGCCACCATCCGGAGATGACTCACTGCGGACAACTCGTCCTAGTGCACCTGGGACTGGAGGCAACACCGACCAAGGCAACATTCTTGATGATTTGCGTGAGAAGTGGCTCGAAGCAGAGGGTGCTGAGCTCGACGAGAGGGATGAGAGTGCAGCTCTGTTCGACAGGCGACTGGAGATGCTTATGCTAGTTGCAGAGAAAGAAGCCGATGATGTAGACGCTTGA